The Clostridia bacterium DNA segment TATAAATTCTCCTTGATTTACAGATAAAGATAAATTATCTATAGCTTTTGTTTCACCACTTAAATCATGGTATTTCATGGTTATATTTTTTATTTCTATCGATTTAGGGATACCCACCAGTTTTACCTCCATAAATTGTAAGTTTAATTTATTATATTCACGAAATGCTTTATTGGTGAAAGCACATATTAATAAAATAAGCCGGTTGATGCCGGCTTATTTTATTAAATCGATTGATCTTTCTGCGAATTCATTGTTAACTAGTTTTTCGAACGGCGCTCTGTTATCTAATTCACCTGCTAATTCTATTATTTCTTGCAGATGATAAAAGGATTCCTCTGTGAGTATGGGATTTTTCACCCAAGTATCCTGTTCTTTATATCGTTTTACTACAGTAGTTAGCAAATCTAGATCCGAGTCGGGAAATGAGGGTTGTATCGTTTTTGCAATATTTTCTGGTGAATTATTTTCCACCCACTGTTGCCCCTTGTATATAGCATTAGTAAATCTTTGTATAAGGTCCCTGTTTTTCTCGATAAAACTTTTTTTAGCTGAATAAACAGTATATGCAACTTCCCCTGCTGCCTGACCAACAGAAGCTACAATATATCCCTTGTTTTCTATTTCCATTTGAGATGCTACCGGTTCAAATAGAGTGACATAATCCTCTGTTCCCCCTTCAAAAGCTCCAGCCATCAGCGCAAATTGTACATTTGTAAGTACATCAACATCTTCACCGGGAGTCAATCCGTGGTTTTTAAGTACGTATTCCAATGTCATTTCAGGTACTCCGCCTTTTCTTCCACCTATTATTGATTTTCCTTTTAAATTTTCCCACTTAAAATCCGGTTCCGGTTTTCTCCCCACTAGGAAGGAACCATCTTTTTGGGTAAGGCGGGCAAAATTAACTGCGTAGTCCTCTTTGCCTTCATTATAAACATATATTGATGCTTCTGGTCCCATAAATCCTATATCTGCTTGATTGGATAGCAGTGCAGTCATGACTTTATCGGCACCCTGGCCGTTGGAAAGCTCTATTTTTATTCCTTCTTCTTCAAAGAACCCTTTGTTTATAGCCACATATTGTGGTGCATAGAATATAGAGTGCGTTACTTCGCATAATCTGACCTCTGTGAGTTGGTCTTTCTGACATCCTGTAAAGGTGAGAAAAGTCACAAGTATGATTATCATTAAGAGCATAGCAAAAAACTTTTTCATTCAAATCCTCCTTCCATTTAAAATGATATAATTTATTATATTCAACACAAAATAGATTGGTGAGTTTTGATTTGTCTATTGACTAAAGTGATTTAAGTCTTTATAATTTTATTTGTAACTTTTATAAATTCATGCCAACGTAGCTCAGCGGTAGAGCAACTGATTCGTAATCAGTAGGTCAGGGGTTCAAGTCCCCTTGTTGGCTCCACTGATACCAAGGCTTTGGAGGTCTTGGTTTTTTTATTTTTGAAGGATGGTTGGCACTTTTGTTGACACTCTATATATAATACATAAAAAATAAACGCCTTAATTGGCGTTTTCTCTTTTTCTGATAAGCGTATTCGCAAGTGTCTCTGCTGCTTTTTCGTTGGTTTTTTGTAACATATCTGCACCTGTTCTTTTAAACACTTCGAATCACATAAATTCATAAATACTAAATAAATAATCGCTATAAAATATATAAAGTGTCAATATTATTTTTAAAAAATCAACTGTCTTTATGGGGTGAATGAATAAAAATGGGCGAAATAATATATAATATCCATTAATTAGATATAGGAAGAAAATAATGGATTGTTTCCGTTAGAAAGTCATAAATTTAACATAGAATAAAAAAATATATTTGACAAAACCAGACTAATTGATTATCATATAGAATGAATTTAACTTAGTAGTTATCCAAGTTTAAAGTCGGGGTGTAGCGCAGTTTGGTAGCGCGTCTGGTTCGGGACCAGAAGGTCGCAAGTTCGAATCTTGTCACTCCGACCATTTTTATATCTATAGATTTTAAGAAGGATTTTATTCTTTTATGGTGAAACTATATTTTATACATATTCAGCAATAATATATGCAATATATTAAATAGAGAAGGGTTTTTTACATGAGCATACCTAATATTATTACAATGTTTAGATTTTTCCTGGTGTTTCTTTTTGTATATTTTTTTTATAGTCCTGAAAGAAATTCCTCATTATATGCTACCATTACTTTTATAGTAGCGGGCATATCTGATTTTTTAGATGGCTATATAGCAAGAAAATATAATATGGTTACGGAATGGGGCAAATTGCTAGATCCTCTTGCTGATAAGCTTATGATAATCGCAGTGCTTTATTGTCTAACTAGCAGGGGTGTTTTGCCTCCTGCAATAATTATAATCGTGGTTATAAAAGAGATGCTTATGGGTTTAGGGGCTGTTTTCCTTTATAAAAAGGGAAAGATAGTAGTAGGTGCGAAGTGGTATGGGAAGATAGCTACTGTTTTATTTTACATAGCGATAATAATGATAGTTTTTGAAATTAAATATGGAGAAGAATTGTTGTTAATTGCTATAGCTTCTACAATTCTGGCGTTTATCAGGTATGCAATAGATTATTTTAAACTAAAAAAGACCATTTAAATAGAGTAGTATAGAAAAGGTAGGTGTAGGAATTTGAAAGACCGGTTTGATGCGGTATTAACCAAATATAAAGAAGGCTTGTCAAAAAATAAAAATGTACAGGGAATAATACACTTTGGAAGTACATACCATAAAAATTTGTGGGAAAAATCAGATCTAGATTTGATGGTAATAACAAACTGTGAACAAGAGAGGTTCGAGCCTATATATGTGAGAGAAAACAATGGTGTACTGATACATATACAATATATCAGCAGGAATGTATTTGATAATTATATCAAAAACAACAGAGGTGGAAGATTTCATTATATAGTAGCTGACGGAGAGTTAATACATGATAGCGATGGAACTATTTTAGAACAAATCAATGCACTCAAGCTTGACCCATCTAAAAATTTTAGATTGAGAATATTAAAGGAGTTTTCTCAGCTTATAGATAAATATAGGATAAGCCAGAAATTTTCACAAAACAAAAAGATAATGGATGCATATAGACAGCTTTTGGCTAGCACGGTTCACTGGGCTAGAATTGAAATATATCAGTCCGGTCAATATCCTAGGAGGGATTTATGGAATCAAGTATATGATGTAAATATTGGGGTATATAAGATATACGAAGAACTTTTATTTGGTACCGAACCGGTGGAAAAAAAAGTAGAGCTGATGCAGATTATTTATTTGAATATGATAGCGGCTAATTCAACTACTTATGCCAAACCTTTGCTCGATATATTGAGGAAAAAAAGCCGAGCTATGAGATTTATTGAGATACAAAGCTGTGAAGAGCTTAAAGGTCTGGATGTAAATTTAGAGATCTTATTGGAAGAATTAGTGAGATTAGGTATCGTAAAGGAGCAGAAGTCAGTTTTTGTACCTCTTTCATCCGACAATTTTAATGTATATGAAGTTAAATATAGCATCTGATTGACAAATATCGCTTTTAGTTTATAATAAAAAATAAAAACGCAGTGAAGGAGAGGAGTAGGATTATTTTCATGCAAAGAGAGGGAATCCCGTAGGCTGGAAGGATCCTGCAGTGGAATTTTCCGAAGGTAGCTCCGGAGCATCTATTCTCAAAGCTCGTTTAAGCTGTAGGAATAGACGGCTATTTCCGTTATAATATTGAAGAGCATGCGCTTTTGTGCATGAATTAAGGTGGTACCGCGAAAACAACCCCATTCGTCCTTAAAATAAGGAGTGTGGGGTTTTATTATTTTTATAATGATACATCAAGGAGGAGAATTATGTCGAACAATATAGCTAAAAAATATGACCCAACAGATGTAGAAGATAGGCTGTACAAGAAATGGATGGATGAAGGCTACTTTAAGGCAGTTATCGATAAAAACAAGCAGCCCTTTACAATAGTTATTCCACCGCCTAATATAACAGGTCAGCTCCATATGGGGCATGCCTTGGATAATACTTTGCAGGATATTCTAATCCGATGGAAAAGGATGCAGGGATATGCTGCTCTCTGGCTTCCTGGCACTGATCATGCCAGCATAGCTACAGAGGTAAAGATAGTTGAAGAATTGAGAGAACAAGGAATATCAAAATATGATCTGGGAAGGGAAAAGTTCCTAGAAAAGGCATGGGAATGGAAAGGAAAATATGGAGATAGGATTGTAAATCAGTTAAAGAAATTAGGAAGTTCATGTGATTGGTCCAGAGAAAGGTTTACGATGGATGAAGGATGCAGCCAGGCTGTCAATCAGGTATTTGTAAATCTATATAATAAAGGACTCATTTATAGAGGGAATAGAATAATCAATTGGTGTCCTGTTTGCCAAACTGCTTTATCTGATGCGGAAGTAGACCACGAAGAACAACAGGGACATTTTTGGCATATAAAATATTATATTTCCGGTGAGAGCGAATATATAACAATTGCAACTACACGGCCTGAGACTATGCTGGGGGATACAGCGGTTGCTGTAAATCCGAAAGATGAAAGATACAGTCATCTTGTGGGCAAAAAAGTTGTGCTACCACTGCTTAACAAAGAAATACCTGTAATAGAAGATGAATATGTGGATATGGACTTTGGCACCGGCATAGTGAAGATAACCCCTGCTCACGATCCTAACGATTTTGAAGTAGGATTAAGACATAATTTAGAGCAGATAAGGGTTATCAACGACGATGGTACTATGAATGAATTAGCCGGTCATTATGCAGGATTAGATAGGTTTGAGGCCAGAAAACTGATAGTAAATGATTTGGAAGAACAAGGTATGTTAGTTCATGTGAAGGAACATACGCACAATGTGGGACATTGTTATAGATGTCATACTGTAGTAGAACCCATTATTTCAAAACAGTGGTTCGTAAAGATGAAACCTTTGGCACAGCCTGCAATAGATGCGGTAAAAGAAGGCCAAGTAGAATTTGTGCCTGAAAGATTTGAAAAGATTTATTTTAATTGGATGGAAAATATACAGGACTGGTGTATATCAAGGCAGTTGTGGTGGGGCCATAGAATTCCTGCATACTATTGTCAAGAATGTGGAAATATAATCGTTTCTAAGGATGCTCCACAAAGCTGTGATAAGTGTGGTTCTGGCAAATTAGAGCAAGATCAAGATGTGCTGGATACGTGGTTTAGCTCTGCGCTGTGGCCGTTTTCTACTTTGGGTTGGCCGGATCAGACAGAAGATTTAAAGTTTTTCTATCCTACAGATGTATTAGTCACAGGATATGATATTATATTTTTCTGGGTAGCAAGAATGATTTTTTCCGGGATAGAACATACCGGACAGGT contains these protein-coding regions:
- a CDS encoding ABC transporter substrate-binding protein, coding for MKKFFAMLLMIIILVTFLTFTGCQKDQLTEVRLCEVTHSIFYAPQYVAINKGFFEEEGIKIELSNGQGADKVMTALLSNQADIGFMGPEASIYVYNEGKEDYAVNFARLTQKDGSFLVGRKPEPDFKWENLKGKSIIGGRKGGVPEMTLEYVLKNHGLTPGEDVDVLTNVQFALMAGAFEGGTEDYVTLFEPVASQMEIENKGYIVASVGQAAGEVAYTVYSAKKSFIEKNRDLIQRFTNAIYKGQQWVENNSPENIAKTIQPSFPDSDLDLLTTVVKRYKEQDTWVKNPILTEESFYHLQEIIELAGELDNRAPFEKLVNNEFAERSIDLIK
- the pgsA gene encoding CDP-diacylglycerol--glycerol-3-phosphate 3-phosphatidyltransferase codes for the protein MSIPNIITMFRFFLVFLFVYFFYSPERNSSLYATITFIVAGISDFLDGYIARKYNMVTEWGKLLDPLADKLMIIAVLYCLTSRGVLPPAIIIIVVIKEMLMGLGAVFLYKKGKIVVGAKWYGKIATVLFYIAIIMIVFEIKYGEELLLIAIASTILAFIRYAIDYFKLKKTI
- a CDS encoding valine--tRNA ligase, whose translation is MSNNIAKKYDPTDVEDRLYKKWMDEGYFKAVIDKNKQPFTIVIPPPNITGQLHMGHALDNTLQDILIRWKRMQGYAALWLPGTDHASIATEVKIVEELREQGISKYDLGREKFLEKAWEWKGKYGDRIVNQLKKLGSSCDWSRERFTMDEGCSQAVNQVFVNLYNKGLIYRGNRIINWCPVCQTALSDAEVDHEEQQGHFWHIKYYISGESEYITIATTRPETMLGDTAVAVNPKDERYSHLVGKKVVLPLLNKEIPVIEDEYVDMDFGTGIVKITPAHDPNDFEVGLRHNLEQIRVINDDGTMNELAGHYAGLDRFEARKLIVNDLEEQGMLVHVKEHTHNVGHCYRCHTVVEPIISKQWFVKMKPLAQPAIDAVKEGQVEFVPERFEKIYFNWMENIQDWCISRQLWWGHRIPAYYCQECGNIIVSKDAPQSCDKCGSGKLEQDQDVLDTWFSSALWPFSTLGWPDQTEDLKFFYPTDVLVTGYDIIFFWVARMIFSGIEHTGQVPFKHVLIHGIVRDSEGRKMSKSLGNGIDPLEVIDQYGTDALRFTLANGNTPGNDMRFYKQRVEASRNFANKIWNASRFILMNVEDKDYSDVDKNKILFTDKWIISRYNTLVKEVTHNLEKFELGIAAQKLYDFIWNEYCDWYIEIVKPRLYGDDAESKDAAMYTLTYVLSNTLKLLHPFMPFITEEIWQHLPHTGESIMISDWPVEHQEEIDTDAVDKMEIVMNIVKAVRNIRAEMNINPGKKAQAVFVTKSKKVIDTVNEGMEYIQKLAGISAISMADDKKSIPDDAISAVIPDLEIYMPLRELIDIDKEIERLEKEKQTLEKELNLVDKKLGNKNFINKAPANVVQKERDKKIKYQEMYKKVIERLKTIDD